From Pseudomonas sp. StFLB209, a single genomic window includes:
- a CDS encoding sodium:solute symporter: MILDISVVLLYALGMLLLGWYGMRRARNPEEFLVAGRNLGPAFYMGTMAATVLGGAATVGTVRLGYVHGLSGFWLCAALGVGIIVLNLFLARPLLKLRIFTVTQILERRYTPMARQASAVIMFAYALMIGVVSTLAIGTVLQVLFALPFWSALLLGGGVVVVYSSIGGMWSLTLTDIVQFVIKTVGLMFVLLPICLYRVGGWDELVARLPSSAFSLTTIGYDTIITYFLIYFFGILIGQDIWQRVFTARSEGVARVAGSMAGVYCVIYGLVGALIGMCAKVLLPELDSPNNAFAAIVKSALPDGIRGLVIAAALAAMMSTASAGLLAASTTITEDLLPRLRGGRESSLGMARLFTLLTGLLMLAIALIVNDVIGALTLAYNLLVGGILIPMLGAIYWKRATTAGAIASMSLGCLAALVFMFKDGLEANTPIYYSLSLGLVSFVLVSLLTRPRPAAEHTVQAG, from the coding sequence ATGATCCTGGATATCTCCGTTGTCCTTTTGTACGCCCTCGGCATGCTGTTGCTGGGCTGGTACGGCATGCGCCGGGCGCGTAACCCGGAAGAGTTTCTGGTCGCCGGGCGTAACCTCGGGCCGGCCTTCTATATGGGCACCATGGCGGCCACGGTGCTCGGCGGTGCGGCCACGGTCGGCACGGTGCGGCTGGGTTATGTGCATGGCCTGTCGGGTTTCTGGCTGTGTGCGGCGTTGGGGGTGGGCATCATCGTGCTCAACCTGTTCCTCGCCCGGCCGTTGCTGAAGCTGCGGATCTTTACCGTGACCCAGATTCTGGAGCGGCGCTACACGCCCATGGCCCGTCAGGCCAGTGCGGTGATCATGTTTGCCTATGCGCTGATGATCGGCGTGGTCTCGACCCTGGCCATCGGTACTGTGCTGCAGGTGCTGTTTGCGCTGCCGTTCTGGTCGGCGCTGCTGCTCGGTGGCGGCGTGGTGGTGGTGTATTCGAGCATCGGCGGCATGTGGTCGCTGACCCTGACCGATATCGTCCAGTTCGTGATCAAGACCGTCGGCCTGATGTTCGTCCTGCTGCCGATCTGCCTGTACCGCGTCGGCGGCTGGGATGAGCTGGTGGCGCGGCTGCCGTCCAGCGCGTTCAGCCTGACCACCATCGGCTACGACACCATCATCACCTACTTTTTGATCTACTTCTTCGGCATCCTGATTGGCCAGGACATCTGGCAACGGGTGTTCACTGCCCGCAGTGAGGGCGTGGCGCGGGTGGCGGGCAGCATGGCCGGGGTTTACTGCGTGATCTACGGCCTGGTCGGTGCGCTGATCGGCATGTGCGCCAAGGTGCTGCTGCCGGAGCTGGACTCGCCGAACAACGCCTTTGCCGCGATCGTGAAAAGCGCCTTGCCTGATGGCATTCGTGGTCTGGTGATCGCGGCGGCGCTGGCGGCGATGATGTCCACTGCCAGTGCCGGCCTGCTTGCCGCCTCGACCACCATCACCGAAGACCTGCTGCCGCGCCTGCGCGGTGGGCGTGAGTCGAGCCTGGGCATGGCGCGCTTGTTCACCCTGCTGACCGGCTTGCTGATGCTGGCCATCGCCTTGATCGTCAACGACGTGATCGGCGCCCTGACCCTGGCCTATAACCTGCTGGTCGGTGGCATCCTGATCCCGATGCTGGGCGCCATTTACTGGAAACGTGCGACCACCGCCGGTGCCATCGCCAGCATGAGCCTCGGCTGCCTGGCGGCGCTGGTGTTCATGTTCAAGGACGGTCTGGAAGCCAACACGCCGATCTATTACAGCCTGAGCCTGGGGCTGGTGAGTTTTGTGCTGGTCAGTTTGCTGACCCGCCCCCGCCCTGCGGCTGAACACACTGTGCAAGCGGGCTGA
- a CDS encoding purine-cytosine permease family protein yields MSHSTGIETFGVEQIPDNQRDASPIDLFRLIFGGANTFSTAVLGSFPVLFGLSFQAGVWAIVLGVAVGALILAPMGLFGALNGTNNAVSSGAHFGVHGRIVGSFLSLLTAVAFFSLSVWSSGDALVGGAQRLVGLPENDLSLGLAYGLFAVLVLVVCIFGFRFMLWVNKIAVWASSLLFLLGIAAFAGPFDAGYAGSVNLGHAGFWAAFVGAALLAMSNPVSFGAFLGDWSRYIPRETSKVRIMLAVLAAQAGTLIPFLFGLCTATLVASQAPQYIEANNYVGGLLAIAPGWFFLPVCLIAVIGGLSTGTTALYGTGLDMSSMFPQLLSRAGATLLIGVAAIAFIFIGRFAFNLVQSVSTFAVLIITCTSPWMVVMILGLITRRGFYHADDLQVFTRGERGGHYWFHHGWNWRGLGAWLPSAALGLCFVNLPGQFVGPLGELAGGIDISLPITLGMAALLYLTLLNTFAEPAAVYGPAGPRWVRCKQPGAAPLNNASPV; encoded by the coding sequence ATGAGTCATTCGACTGGTATCGAAACCTTTGGTGTCGAGCAGATCCCCGACAACCAACGCGATGCATCCCCCATTGATCTGTTCCGGCTGATCTTCGGCGGGGCCAATACCTTTTCCACGGCGGTGCTGGGCAGTTTCCCGGTGTTGTTCGGGCTGTCGTTCCAGGCCGGGGTCTGGGCGATTGTGCTGGGGGTGGCAGTCGGTGCGCTGATCCTGGCGCCGATGGGGCTGTTTGGTGCGCTCAACGGCACCAACAATGCGGTGTCGTCCGGGGCACATTTTGGCGTGCACGGGCGGATCGTCGGCTCATTCCTGTCGTTGCTCACGGCGGTGGCGTTCTTCTCGCTGTCGGTGTGGAGTTCTGGCGATGCCTTGGTCGGCGGCGCGCAGCGCTTGGTCGGCCTGCCGGAAAACGACCTGAGTCTGGGCCTGGCCTACGGGTTGTTTGCGGTGCTGGTGCTGGTGGTGTGCATCTTTGGCTTTCGCTTCATGTTGTGGGTTAACAAGATTGCGGTGTGGGCGTCGAGCCTGTTGTTCTTGCTGGGCATCGCAGCCTTTGCCGGGCCGTTCGATGCGGGCTATGCCGGTAGCGTGAATCTCGGCCATGCCGGGTTCTGGGCGGCATTCGTTGGCGCGGCGTTATTGGCGATGAGCAACCCGGTGTCGTTCGGCGCGTTTCTCGGCGACTGGTCGCGCTATATCCCGCGTGAAACCTCCAAAGTTCGCATCATGCTCGCCGTACTGGCGGCCCAGGCCGGCACCTTGATTCCGTTCCTGTTCGGCCTGTGTACCGCCACGCTGGTGGCCAGTCAGGCGCCGCAGTACATCGAGGCCAATAACTATGTCGGTGGTCTGCTGGCGATTGCGCCGGGCTGGTTCTTCCTGCCGGTGTGCCTGATTGCGGTGATCGGCGGGCTGTCGACCGGCACCACGGCGCTGTACGGCACCGGCCTGGACATGTCGAGCATGTTCCCGCAGCTGCTCAGCCGCGCCGGCGCCACGCTGCTGATCGGTGTGGCGGCCATCGCCTTTATCTTCATCGGCCGGTTTGCCTTCAACCTGGTGCAGAGCGTGTCGACCTTTGCGGTGCTGATCATCACCTGCACCAGCCCGTGGATGGTGGTGATGATCCTCGGCCTGATCACCCGGCGCGGCTTTTACCACGCCGATGATTTGCAGGTGTTCACCCGTGGCGAGCGCGGCGGCCATTACTGGTTTCACCACGGCTGGAACTGGCGCGGCCTGGGGGCGTGGTTGCCCAGCGCGGCGCTGGGCCTGTGCTTCGTCAACCTGCCGGGGCAGTTTGTCGGGCCACTGGGCGAACTGGCCGGCGGCATCGATATCAGCCTGCCGATCACTCTGGGTATGGCGGCGCTGCTGTACCTGACCCTGCTCAATACCTTTGCGGAACCGGCCGCTGTCTACGGCCCGGCCGGCCCGCGCTGGGTGCGCTGCAAGCAGCCCGGTGCTGCCCCGCTAAACAACGCCTCACCGGTCTGA
- a CDS encoding nuclear transport factor 2 family protein → MSRELEVHEAAAALVRAFASNDTAAYFGCFSADASFVFHTVDKRLNSRAEYEALWREWQADGFAVLGCESSNATVSVHGEVAIFVHDVATRLRLAGEDVAVQERETIVFRREGQRWVAWHEHLSAVTAG, encoded by the coding sequence ATGAGCCGCGAGCTTGAGGTGCATGAAGCGGCGGCGGCGCTGGTGCGGGCCTTTGCCAGTAACGACACGGCGGCGTATTTCGGCTGTTTCAGTGCAGACGCCAGCTTTGTTTTTCATACCGTGGACAAGCGGTTGAACAGCCGGGCCGAGTACGAGGCGCTGTGGCGCGAGTGGCAGGCTGACGGCTTTGCCGTGCTGGGCTGTGAGTCGAGCAATGCCACGGTCAGTGTGCATGGGGAGGTGGCGATCTTTGTGCATGACGTCGCGACCCGGCTGCGGCTGGCGGGTGAGGACGTGGCGGTGCAAGAGCGCGAGACCATTGTGTTTCGCCGTGAGGGCCAGCGCTGGGTGGCGTGGCATGAGCATTTGTCGGCTGTGACGGCCGGATGA
- the speB gene encoding agmatinase, producing the protein MDKTFHQPLGGNEMPRFGGIATMLRLPHVQSPEELNKLDAAFVGIPLDIGTSLRSGTRFGPREIRAESVMIRPYNMATGAAPFDSLNVADIGDVAINTFNLLDAVRIIEQEYDRILDHGIIPLTLGGDHTLTLPILRAIKKKHGKVGLVHIDAHADVNDHMFGEKIAHGTTFRRAQEEGLLDSDRVVQIGLRAQGYTAEDFNWSRKQGFRVVQAEQCWHQSLTPLMAEVREKVGGGPVYLSFDIDGIDPAWAPGTGTPEVGGLTTIQALEIIRGCQGLDLIGCDLVEVSPPYDTTGNTSLLGANLLYEMLCVLPGVVRR; encoded by the coding sequence GTGGACAAGACCTTCCACCAGCCTTTGGGCGGCAACGAGATGCCCCGTTTCGGTGGTATCGCCACCATGTTGCGCCTGCCGCATGTGCAAAGCCCTGAAGAGCTGAACAAGCTCGACGCCGCGTTTGTCGGCATCCCGCTGGATATCGGTACGTCGCTGCGTTCCGGCACCCGTTTCGGGCCGCGGGAGATTCGTGCCGAGTCGGTGATGATCCGCCCTTACAACATGGCCACCGGCGCCGCGCCGTTCGATTCGCTGAACGTGGCGGACATTGGCGACGTTGCCATTAATACCTTCAACCTGCTGGATGCCGTGCGCATCATCGAGCAGGAATACGACCGCATTCTCGATCACGGCATCATCCCGCTGACGCTGGGCGGTGACCACACCCTGACCCTGCCGATCCTGCGCGCCATCAAGAAGAAGCACGGCAAGGTCGGGCTGGTGCATATCGATGCGCATGCCGACGTCAACGACCACATGTTCGGCGAGAAGATCGCCCACGGCACGACCTTCCGCCGCGCGCAGGAAGAGGGCCTGCTGGACAGCGACCGGGTGGTGCAGATCGGCCTGCGTGCCCAGGGTTATACCGCCGAGGATTTCAACTGGAGCCGCAAGCAGGGCTTTCGGGTGGTGCAGGCCGAACAGTGCTGGCACCAGTCGCTGACCCCGCTGATGGCTGAAGTGCGCGAGAAGGTCGGCGGCGGGCCGGTATATCTGTCCTTCGATATCGACGGCATCGACCCGGCCTGGGCGCCGGGCACCGGGACGCCGGAAGTCGGTGGCCTGACCACCATTCAGGCGCTGGAGATTATTCGCGGTTGCCAGGGGCTGGACTTGATCGGCTGCGATCTGGTTGAGGTGTCGCCGCCGTATGACACCACCGGCAATACCTCGCTGCTGGGCGCCAACCTGCTTTACGAAATGCTCTGTGTGCTGCCGGGGGTGGTGCGCCGATGA
- a CDS encoding LysR family transcriptional regulator: protein MSSALPDLKLLRIFACVVRHQGFAAAQQELNLSTSAISTYMSQLETQLGIVLCHRGRGGFSLTSKGELFHQETLRLLAELEGFERYSAALKGELRGTLNLGVLDSTVSDPALPLADVIGAYSKEHPAVHLHLSVLSPAQLQLGVQENRLDLAIGAFSVRMNGLMYQALYREQHWLYCSDRHPLFDQHRIPAQTITQQRMVGRGYWSQAELARHGFKHSAATVESMEAQLILVLSGAYIGYLPEHYAQTWVEQKRLKVLLPAVFGYQAPFELAIRRGRAREPLIMSFRDRLKGWFEG, encoded by the coding sequence ATGTCCTCTGCCCTGCCCGACCTCAAACTGCTGCGCATCTTCGCCTGCGTGGTGCGCCATCAGGGCTTTGCAGCGGCGCAGCAGGAACTCAACCTCTCGACCTCGGCCATCAGCACCTACATGAGCCAGCTCGAAACCCAGCTCGGCATCGTGCTCTGCCACCGGGGCCGTGGCGGCTTCAGCCTGACCAGCAAGGGCGAACTGTTCCACCAGGAAACCCTGCGCTTGCTGGCCGAACTCGAAGGCTTCGAACGCTACAGCGCCGCCCTCAAAGGCGAACTGCGCGGCACCCTCAACCTCGGCGTGCTCGACTCCACCGTCAGCGACCCGGCCTTGCCGCTGGCCGATGTCATCGGCGCCTACAGCAAAGAACACCCCGCCGTGCACCTGCACCTGTCCGTGCTCAGCCCCGCGCAACTGCAACTGGGCGTCCAGGAAAACCGCCTGGACCTCGCCATCGGCGCCTTCTCGGTGCGCATGAACGGCCTCATGTACCAGGCCCTGTACCGCGAACAACACTGGCTGTACTGCAGCGACCGCCATCCACTGTTCGACCAGCACCGCATCCCGGCGCAAACCATCACCCAACAACGCATGGTCGGCCGCGGCTACTGGAGCCAGGCCGAACTGGCCCGCCACGGCTTCAAACACAGCGCAGCGACCGTGGAGTCGATGGAAGCGCAGCTGATATTGGTGCTGTCAGGGGCGTATATCGGGTATTTGCCGGAGCACTATGCCCAGACGTGGGTGGAGCAGAAACGGCTCAAGGTGTTGCTGCCAGCGGTGTTTGGGTATCAGGCACCGTTTGAACTGGCGATACGTAGAGGGCGGGCGCGGGAGCCGTTGATTATGAGTTTTCGGGATCGGTTGAAGGGGTGGTTTGAGGGGTAG
- a CDS encoding Z1 domain-containing protein: MNKQGDFYPSFVKDDVRYSIEDRKCIESVVERLMLSQTSEDHPGMLLGKIQSGKTKTFLAVMALAFDNDFDVAVVLTKGTKALAKQTYERIKSEFRTHDENDLLKVFDIMTMPGHLTGFELNQKLVLVVKKQTDNLNRLIDLFENKYPQLKAKRVLIVDDEADYASVGFKRDKGELDINVTARQLEHLRIIVERAAFLQVTATPYSLYLQPADVQIKGDSFRPIRPAFTELVPVNAAYVGSDYYFEDSQEEGHLAKFLYQPVDLDELQVLRKKDGRRLKLEEVLTSKAIPTLRDAICNFIIGGCIRRLQDKQAGKTGKKFSFLVHTEANTTAHAWQEELVEKIKEKLSAAVSQEPQMLSSLIQRAYLELQPSVELQGDYLPLLEEVAQEVKTALKQDWLMITKVNSEKQVEELLDDDGQLKLRTPLNIFIGGQILDRGVTIANLIGFYYGRKPNVYQQDTVLQHSRMFGFRPRQDLAITRFYTEPTIYAAMQRMHESDVALRESLAKNPEQPVVFIQKAPGNAVQPCSPNKIALSRTTTLKPFKRILPVGFQMLPKSRLRPITEKIDQQLDKLAGKGSFDEPFLIPVAMAIQLLNGLEPAFKMEEDEGYSFDWEAARSALQYLASLPKNSSAQGKVWCLVRTDREIQRIVSAGSHALYADAPDSTKTEGQIRKKYAIDNPMLILIRQNGKEEKGWTGAPFYWPVISAQQNTPTAIFAHETLNND; the protein is encoded by the coding sequence ATGAATAAGCAGGGTGATTTCTACCCGTCTTTTGTAAAAGACGATGTGCGTTACTCCATAGAAGACCGCAAATGCATTGAGTCTGTTGTCGAGCGTCTGATGCTGAGCCAGACCAGTGAAGACCATCCGGGGATGCTACTGGGGAAGATCCAGTCGGGTAAGACGAAAACCTTCCTGGCAGTAATGGCGTTGGCCTTCGACAACGATTTCGATGTGGCGGTGGTGCTGACGAAGGGCACAAAGGCTCTAGCCAAACAGACCTACGAGCGTATCAAGAGCGAGTTCCGTACGCATGACGAGAACGACCTGCTCAAGGTCTTCGACATCATGACCATGCCTGGCCACCTCACTGGTTTCGAGCTTAACCAGAAGCTGGTGCTTGTAGTGAAGAAGCAGACTGACAACCTCAATCGCCTCATCGATCTGTTCGAAAACAAATATCCACAGCTCAAAGCTAAGCGAGTGCTGATCGTCGACGACGAGGCAGATTACGCTAGCGTCGGCTTCAAGCGCGATAAGGGCGAATTGGATATTAACGTCACCGCTCGCCAACTCGAGCATCTGCGCATTATCGTCGAACGTGCAGCCTTTCTGCAGGTTACTGCGACCCCCTACTCGCTTTACCTGCAACCTGCCGATGTGCAGATCAAAGGCGACAGCTTCAGGCCGATCCGCCCGGCCTTCACTGAGCTGGTTCCCGTCAATGCCGCCTACGTGGGTAGCGACTACTACTTTGAAGATAGCCAGGAAGAAGGTCACTTGGCCAAATTTCTCTACCAGCCCGTAGATCTGGACGAGCTGCAGGTTCTGCGCAAAAAGGACGGTCGCCGCCTGAAATTGGAGGAGGTGCTCACCAGCAAGGCAATCCCAACCCTGCGTGATGCCATTTGTAACTTCATCATCGGTGGCTGTATCCGTCGCTTGCAGGACAAGCAGGCAGGAAAAACAGGGAAAAAGTTCAGCTTCCTTGTGCATACTGAGGCCAATACTACCGCGCATGCTTGGCAGGAGGAGTTGGTCGAGAAGATCAAGGAAAAGCTCAGCGCAGCAGTTAGCCAAGAGCCGCAGATGTTGAGCAGCCTCATTCAGCGTGCATACCTAGAGCTGCAACCATCAGTCGAGCTACAGGGAGATTATCTGCCCTTACTTGAAGAGGTCGCCCAGGAGGTGAAGACTGCGCTCAAGCAGGACTGGCTGATGATCACCAAGGTCAACTCCGAGAAACAGGTCGAGGAGTTGCTCGATGATGATGGACAACTGAAGCTGCGCACTCCGCTGAACATCTTCATCGGCGGGCAGATTCTCGACCGTGGGGTTACCATCGCTAATTTGATTGGCTTCTACTACGGTCGCAAACCCAACGTGTACCAGCAGGATACTGTGCTACAGCACTCGCGTATGTTTGGCTTCCGTCCGCGACAGGACCTGGCTATCACCCGTTTCTATACTGAGCCGACCATCTACGCCGCCATGCAGCGCATGCACGAGAGCGATGTGGCCCTGCGCGAGTCTCTGGCCAAGAACCCCGAACAGCCAGTCGTCTTTATCCAAAAGGCACCTGGCAATGCGGTGCAGCCCTGCAGTCCAAACAAGATCGCTTTGTCGCGCACCACTACGCTCAAGCCGTTTAAGCGCATCCTTCCGGTCGGCTTTCAGATGTTGCCCAAATCCCGCCTGCGCCCGATCACTGAGAAGATCGACCAGCAGCTCGATAAGCTCGCCGGCAAAGGCAGCTTTGATGAACCGTTCCTAATTCCGGTGGCGATGGCGATTCAGCTCTTGAACGGCTTGGAGCCCGCTTTCAAGATGGAGGAGGACGAGGGCTATAGCTTCGACTGGGAGGCGGCACGCTCTGCGCTCCAGTACCTCGCCAGCCTGCCGAAGAACTCCAGCGCGCAAGGCAAGGTTTGGTGCTTGGTGCGTACTGATCGGGAAATCCAGCGCATCGTCAGCGCGGGCTCGCACGCCCTTTATGCCGACGCACCGGATAGCACCAAGACCGAAGGCCAGATTCGCAAGAAGTACGCCATCGACAATCCCATGCTGATTCTGATCCGGCAGAACGGCAAGGAAGAAAAAGGGTGGACGGGGGCTCCATTCTATTGGCCGGTAATTTCTGCCCAGCAGAATACTCCAACGGCCATATTTGCCCATGAAACTCTGAACAACGATTGA
- a CDS encoding very short patch repair endonuclease, with product MDIVSREVRSRMMAGIRGSDTLPEIKVRKLLHRQGFRYRLHQRNLPGKPDIVLPRHRVCIFVHGCFWHRHPGCRYATIPKTREDFWQTKFDQNVKRDIRNREELLRSGWRVIELWECGIRGPEAGMNWLLETIPDCTQKYVSWPNFPTLLVPSDPLTVI from the coding sequence ATGGATATAGTCAGCAGAGAAGTCAGGTCTCGAATGATGGCGGGCATCCGCGGCAGCGATACATTGCCAGAGATTAAGGTCAGGAAGCTGCTTCACCGGCAAGGCTTCAGGTATCGATTGCATCAGCGAAATCTTCCCGGTAAACCCGATATCGTACTTCCTCGTCACCGTGTCTGCATCTTCGTTCATGGTTGCTTCTGGCATAGGCATCCGGGCTGCAGATACGCCACGATCCCAAAGACCCGCGAGGATTTTTGGCAGACGAAATTCGATCAGAACGTGAAGCGTGATATCAGAAACCGAGAGGAATTGCTCAGGTCAGGCTGGCGAGTGATAGAGCTTTGGGAGTGCGGAATACGCGGACCGGAAGCAGGGATGAACTGGCTTCTGGAAACGATCCCGGACTGTACCCAAAAATACGTCTCGTGGCCCAATTTCCCCACCCTGCTCGTTCCCAGCGATCCGCTCACAGTAATCTGA